One window of the Nicotiana tabacum cultivar K326 chromosome 4, ASM71507v2, whole genome shotgun sequence genome contains the following:
- the LOC107776611 gene encoding uncharacterized protein LOC107776611 produces MESKSEPTRVKLPRPVRVNVKTPAPVQITVEQILREAKECQEAEIRAPPKQKITDETELADYRNHKRKEFEGQRNKSSLVKYAKWEENQKDFKRARSIWERVLKVEYRDHSMWLKYAEMEMKNEFINHARNVWDRAVTLLPRVDQLWYKYIHMEEMLGNVATVRKIFEKWMAWKPDEQGWLSYIKFELRYNEVERARAIFERFVDCHPRVSPWISYANFEIKNGEAVQARNCYERAVDKLVDDDEAEKLFVAFAEFEDKCKEIERARCIYQFALDHIPKGRAEDLYNKFVVFEKQYGDSEGIEDAIVGKRRFQYEDEVRKNPMNYDAWFDYIRLEESVGNKERIREVYERAIANVPPSEVKHYWQRYIYLWIYYALYEEIDTQDMERTREIYRECLKLIPHQKFSFTKIWLLAAQFEIRQLRLREARLLLGEAIGRAPKDKIFKKYIEMELQLGNIDRCRKLYEKYLEWSPENCNAWSKFIELESSLHETDRARAIIELAVNRAASLDYAA; encoded by the coding sequence ATGGAGTCGAAATCAGAACCGACTCGAGTGAAGCTCCCAAGACCTGTAAGGGTGAATGTGAAAACTCCGGCACCAGTTCAAATCACCGTTGAGCAAATCCTCCGGGAGGCAAAGGAATGTCAGGAAGCAGAAATCCGAGCACCGCCTAAGCAAAAAATCACCGACGAAACTGAACTGGCCGACTACCGCAATCACAAGCGGAAGGAGTTCGAAGGTCAAAGGAACAAGAGCTCATTGGTGAAATATGCAAAATGGGAAGAGAACCAAAAGGATTTCAAACGTGCCCGTTCAATTTGGGAACGTGTGCTTAAAGTGGAATACCGTGACCACTCCATGTGGTTGAAGTATGCTGAAATGGAGATGAAGAACGAGTTCATAAACCATGCCCGCAATGTGTGGGATCGTGCCGTAACCCTTTTACCTAGGGTTGATCAATTGTGGTACAAGTACATCCACATGGAAGAGATGCTTGGGAATGTTGCCACCGTaaggaagatttttgaaaagtggaTGGCATGGAAGCCTGATGAACAAGGTTGGTTGTCGTACATTAAATTTGAATTAAGGTATAATGAGGTAGAAAGAGCACGTGCTATTTTCGAGAGATTCGTGGATTGTCATCCTAGGGTTAGTCCATGGATTTCGTATGCTAACTTTGAGATCAAGAATGGGGAGGCAGTTCAGGCTAGGAACTGTTATGAGAGGGCTGTGGATAAGTTGGTGGATGATGACGAGGCTGAGAAACTGTTTGTGGCATTTGCAGAGTTTGAGGACAAGTGTAAGGAGATAGAGAGGGCAAGGTGTATATACCAGTTTGCACTTGATCATATACCCAAAGGGAGAGCTGAGGATTTGTacaacaagtttgttgttttcgaGAAGCAGTATGGTGATAGTGAAGGCATTGAAGATGCTATAGTTGGAAAAAGGAGGTTTCAGTATGAAGATGAGGTAAGGAAGAACCCGATGAACTATGACGcttggtttgattatattcggTTGGAAGAAAGTGTAGGGAATAAAGAGAGGATTAGAGAGGTTTACGAGAGAGCCATTGCTAATGTTCCTCCTTCTGAAGTGAAACATTATTGGCAGCGATACATTTACTTATGGATTTATTATGCATTATACGAAGAGATTGACACACAGGACATGGAAAGGACCAGAGAAATCTACAGGGAGTGTCTCAAGTTGATTCCTCATCAGAAATTTTCATTCACGAAGATCTGGTTGTTGGCTGCCCAGTTTGAAATCCGGCAGTTAAGACTCAGGGAGGCACGGTTATTACTTGGAGAAGCAATTGGAAGGGCTCCTAAGGACAAGATATTTAAGAAGTATATTGAAATGGAACTCCAACTCGGTAACATAGACCGTTGTCGGAAGCTTTACGAGAAGTACTTAGAGTGGTCACCAGAAAATTGCAATGCTTGGAGCAAATTCATTGAGCTAGAGAGCTCTTTGCATGAGACTGATCGAGCCAGGGCTATCATTGAGCTTGCAGTTAACCGAGCTGCATCACTGGATTATGCTGCCTGA